CAGGGTGTGCTCCGGCGATATGGTCGCCGGTTTGTCCGTCATGTATGTCTCCACCTTGAGATGGGCATATTTGGCGCGCTCCTGGGAATCGGGCTTTTCCTTGACAAGATGGTAAGGCAGTGCACCGCGGATATCGCGGTCCGTAATGATGCCCATCAGGATATTGTCATCATCGACCACAGGCAGATGGCGGATCTGATGCTCGCTCATCAGGTCCTGAGCTTCCAGCAGCGATGTCTCCTTGCGAACCGTGATCACCTTTTCGGTCATGGATCGGCTGACAAACATCTCATCTCCTCCTTTTATGCGTCGAGCATGATTCGCACGTGATCGGCCGCCAGCTCGGGCAGGCGATCGAGTGAATAGCCACCCTCCAAAACGGACAGCAGCCGGCCCTGGGCATATGTATCGGCCAGTTTCATGATGGACCGCATGATCCAGGCAAAACCCTCTGTGGTCACCCGCATATCGGCCATGTCGTCTTCCTTGTGGGCATCGAAGCCGGTGGACACGATAATCACCTCGGGCGAGAACTTTTCAAACGCCGGCAACAGGTCCTGTTCAAACAGGCGCCGATACTCCTCATCGCTCTGCCCGGGCAGGACCGGTGAATTTTTGGTAAAACCATATCCTTCGCCGGACCCCATTTCGAACTCTCGGCCGGTGCCGGGATAGGCGAAAGAGGGATGCTCGTGAATGGAGTAGTAAAAGACGGTGGGGTCTTTTTCGAAGATGTGCTGGGTGCCGTTGCCGTGGTGGACATCGAAGTCGATGATGCCCACGCGTTGGATGTTCCACTCCATCTGCAGATAGCGGGCGGCGATGGCGACATTGTTGAAATAGCAAAATCCCATGGCCTCTTCTCTCTCGGCATGATGTCCCGGCGGCCGGATGGCGCAGAAGGCGTTGTCGAGTTCACCGGCCATGATCATGCGCGCGGCCTCCAGCGCGCCGCCTACGGCAAGAAGTGCGGTTTCATATGTCTCGCGGCACATCTGGTTGTCTTCACAATCCAGCGTGCGATGGCCGGCCAGGCAGACCTCTTCAAAACGGCGGATGTATTTTCCGGTGTGGATCGTTTCCACCCATTTCATGTCCGCCGGCCGCGCGGTGATCCTTGTCAGGTGCGGCAGCAGGCCCGCCGATTCTATCCCCTGGTAGACGGCCTGCAACCGCTCGGCCCGTTCCGGATGGTAGGGCCCCGTATCGTGCAGCAGATATCTCTGGTCATAGAGAAAACCCGTTCTTTTCATGGCCTGCCCCTCGATGCTTTGCGATCGTTATCGACCCATTGTACGATTTTCATCTCAACCGATGACTCGCACACGTCAAACCGTTTCGCAGATCAATTCCCGGCGGAACAGGGTCTCGGCACCAACGGATCTTCTACCGCGCTTTTGATGCAATTATGAGCGCAGCCCCCAACGACCGTTGCCGGTTCACGCCAGAATTTTGTCGAATATACGGAAGGCCGCCGCCACCGCCGGATTGTTTGAATCGATGTCGATGGTCGGCTTGCCTTTGAGATCATAGGTATACACCGTCTCATCGTCCGGAATGGTACCGGCAAACACCAAACCATCCTGACCAATGAGATCGAGCACCTCTTTTTCCGGTTCCGTCTTCACCCGGTTCATCACCAGATAGCTCTTTTTGACGCCGATGTTGAGTTCCTGGGCCAACTTGTAAATGCGCAACCCCGCCTGGAGACCACGGCGGGAGGTATCGGTCACAATCAACAGAACATCGACATTGTTGGTCGTCAACCGGCTGATGTGCTCCATGCCGGCCTCGTTGTCCATCACCACGTAGGCATAATTCACGACCAACCGCTCCATCAGGTTGGTCAGCAAGGTGTTGGCCGCGCAGTAACACCCCGGTCCTTCGGGCTGTCCCATCACCACCAGGTCGAACCCGTCTTCTTCGGCCACCGCTTCTTCCAGCCGCATGGACATGAAAATATCCTTGGTCATGCCGGAAGGCACCTTGCCTTTTTTCATATCCTCGCGCGCCTGACCCAGCGTATCTTTGACCTCCAAACCTAAAACTTCGTTCAGGTTGGCGTTGCAATCCGCATCCACACCCAGTATGGGTGTTTTCCCTTTTGCAACCAGATATTTGATCAACAACCCGCAAATGGTCGTCTTGCCCGTCCCCCCCTTGCCTGCCAACGCTATCGTAAACGCCATCGTTATAGAACCTTTCCCGTCCAGTTGGATTGAAAAACTAAGTATATTAAAGTAGGTAAGTTCGTCGAGACAGTCAAGCGCCTTTTAAGCATGGGGCGGGATTTGTGCGCCCACTCCGGATATCACGGACGCCAGCCCGCTCTTGCCTGCAGTTCTAACTGAATGTGATTCAACCTGGAGAGCATGCCTTCCAAAAGGTGTTTGATAAAAAAATTCGCATCGCAGCGGGCATGGCAGGCGTGTGTGGAGCAGGTGGCCAGGGCCACATGCGCCAGCGGTCGATAGTGCCGGTTGAATGCAAACGGCGGACAAGCGGCCCAGACTGTTTGAGCGCAGCGAGTTTCTGGGCCGCCCGCCGTGCATTTTACCGGCACTCGACCGCTTGGCGTGTGGCATCGGCCACCTGTTCCACACAGGCCGGGTTTAATGAAACGCGTTCAGTTAGAATCCCTGTGCTCTTGCCAAACGGCTTGCATTCACCCAGTCGCTATGTTACTCATTCAACAACGCTGATCACCATATAACCCGCCAACAACAATAGCTATTCTTCCCAAGGAGGATCTCATGTTTGACATGATCAAAAAGGGCATGCTGACCGGTATCGGGTTGGCATTGAAAACCTGGGATGAGGTTGAGGAGTTTGTCAACGATATGCAGGAAAAGGGGGAAGTGTCCGAAAAAGAGGGACGCAAGTTCCTGGACGAGGCCCGCCAGCGTTATGAAGAAACCCAGGAAAAGCTGGAAAAACGGATCGAATCGACCGTCCGCAATTTTTTGAAAAAGACCCAGATCGTGACCACCGATGAACTCAAAGAGCTGAAAAAAGAGATCCGCGAACTCAAGGGCATCGTCAACAGCCTGACCCAAAAAGAAGAATAGCGTCGGGGAACCCGTCCCAGGCCGCTCTCACACCCGGAGTCGCATGATCAGCATCCGAAAAATCGGTGTGATCGGTCGCACCTACCGGCACCTGAATCGATACCGCCAGATACTGGCGGTTCTTTTCAAGTACGGATTCGGCGACCTGATCGACACACTCAAGATCGAGCAGTACATCGAAATCGGACTGCAGATGATTTCCCGCAAGCGACGGGAACGGCTCGAGAAACTCACGCGTGCCGAGCGCACGCGCATGGCGCTGGAGGAGTTGGGCCCCACCTATATCAAACTGGGCCAGATCCTTTCGACCCGTCCCGACCTTGTCTCGGTCGAGTTCGTCAACGAATTCACCAAACTGCAGGACAAGGTGCCGCCTTTCAGTTCGGCCGCCTATGTCCAATCCATCGAGGCCGAACTGGGCACCTCTTGTCAGCATCTTTTTGCCGAGCTGGATGAGGTGCCCCTCGCTTCGGCTTCCATCGGTCAAGTACACCGTGCCCGCCTGCACAGCGGCGACGAGGTGGTGGTCAAGGTCCAGCGGCCCGGCATCGAGAAAGTCATCGAGGTCGACCTGGAAATCATGCTGCACCTGGCCACCCTGGCCGAACGGCATATCGAAGAACTTGCCGTCTACCGACCGATCAAAATCGTCGAAGAGTTTGCCAACACCATCGAAAAAGAGCTGGACTATACGCTGGAAGCGTCG
This is a stretch of genomic DNA from Desulfatitalea tepidiphila. It encodes these proteins:
- a CDS encoding nucleotide-binding protein; this encodes MAFTIALAGKGGTGKTTICGLLIKYLVAKGKTPILGVDADCNANLNEVLGLEVKDTLGQAREDMKKGKVPSGMTKDIFMSMRLEEAVAEEDGFDLVVMGQPEGPGCYCAANTLLTNLMERLVVNYAYVVMDNEAGMEHISRLTTNNVDVLLIVTDTSRRGLQAGLRIYKLAQELNIGVKKSYLVMNRVKTEPEKEVLDLIGQDGLVFAGTIPDDETVYTYDLKGKPTIDIDSNNPAVAAAFRIFDKILA
- a CDS encoding phasin family protein — its product is MFDMIKKGMLTGIGLALKTWDEVEEFVNDMQEKGEVSEKEGRKFLDEARQRYEETQEKLEKRIESTVRNFLKKTQIVTTDELKELKKEIRELKGIVNSLTQKEE
- a CDS encoding histone deacetylase family protein: MKRTGFLYDQRYLLHDTGPYHPERAERLQAVYQGIESAGLLPHLTRITARPADMKWVETIHTGKYIRRFEEVCLAGHRTLDCEDNQMCRETYETALLAVGGALEAARMIMAGELDNAFCAIRPPGHHAEREEAMGFCYFNNVAIAARYLQMEWNIQRVGIIDFDVHHGNGTQHIFEKDPTVFYYSIHEHPSFAYPGTGREFEMGSGEGYGFTKNSPVLPGQSDEEYRRLFEQDLLPAFEKFSPEVIIVSTGFDAHKEDDMADMRVTTEGFAWIMRSIMKLADTYAQGRLLSVLEGGYSLDRLPELAADHVRIMLDA